The DNA segment aaaatcacaTATTGAGGGTGTATATGATactttaaaatgaaaatgataGCCGAGACTCTTTCCaataaaatgtaataaattaGGCTTTTTCCAGCATATACGCAAATATAGAgcatttgtttaaaaataaattggtaATACTCTTCTGgcaattaatttctaaatttgtcaGTAATTATTCTTGTCCAGACCATAATAAATATTCGCCTCCATCCAATCCCTCCTCGTCGTTTCCATCACGCGCTAAGATAATTAATGCCCGACACACAGTTTAATTCGTTACAGCCACGCCGGCACGCTTTTCTTTAGCGAAAACGGCAAACAACCTGAAAAAGAAAGCTTTGGAAATAACAAAAAGGTTCATCGAAATACAAATATCTTCTCTTCCCATCTTTTGCTCATTTCCCAGAAACTTTGCTTCGTGTGCGATCGCGAGACGAAGaagaattagggtttatatcCTCCGTACACCATTGATCCTTCATCTAGATTCTATATTCCTCCTATTCGAGCTTCTTAAGGTCTcgcttcatctctctctctgtgcATGGTTTCGTTGCTTCGTCTATATACAGCGATGGCCTGTTCGATTTCCTCTTGCTTCtagggtttagtgattttgtgcattttttgattttagaaGTTGATTGTTCTCAGCTTATTGTTAGTTCGTCGTGATTATGCTGAATCGATCTGCATTTTTCAGTATATGGATGTTCTTGTTTGGTACATGCACAGATGAAACTTGTTTCTAACTTAAATTGGTTACGATCTTCTCCAGGGCTTTGATCTAGTCTTAAATCGAAGAAGACGAAGTTGGAGGTTTGAAAAATCAGTTGTAGGTTGTAATTTGCGAGTATGAGTTCATCATGGGCTGATGTTTCTGAAGCGGAGAGAGCACCATCTGGTTGGGGTTACGGGAACTCTCGTCCCTCGCGAACCAACTACGTGCCTCCTCATCTTAGGGGCCGTGGAGCTTCACCTGGTAGCGATCGTGGAggatatggtggtggtggtggttatGGTGGTAGAGGAGGCCAAGGTTATGGTGGTCGAGGAGGCGGAGGCGGAGGCGGAGGCTATGTTGGtagaggaggaggtggtggaggtTGGAATAACAGGAGTGGAGGTTGGGACCGTAGGGATACTGAAACTAACCCGTTTGGTAATGATGGGAATGTAGAGCCGGTTGCTGACGAGCAGGAGAACACAGGCATTAACTTTGAGGCGTATGAAGATATTCCCATCGAGACAAGTGGGGATAATGTGCCGCCTCCTGTTAATACATTTGCTGAGATAGACCTTGGAGAGGCTCTGAATCTTAATATCCAGAGGTGCAAGTACGTGAAGCCGACCCCTGTGCAGCGTAATGCGATTCCCATCTTGGCTGCTGGGAGGGATTTGATGGCTTGTGCTCAGACGGGGTCTGGGAAGACAGCTGCCTTTTGTTTTCCTATTATTAGTGGGATTATGAAGGAGCAGCAGCATGTGGAGAGACCACGTGGAGTTCGGGGAGTGTATCCTCTTGCTGTCATTCTCTCACCAACAAGGGAGTTGGCATGTCAGGTCTGAAATCACTGCTCTAATATCAATCTTTATCCTTCGTACTTTCCGGTGAAGATTTCATAAAAAACTGTctgttttatgtttcttttggcaGATACATGATGAAGCTAGAAAGTTCTCCTATCAAACTGGTGTGAAAGTTGTGGTTGCTTATGGAGGAACACCAGTCAACCAACAGGTTTCTGTTACTGTTTGATGACCTCAACGTTTTTCACGTCCTGTACATTCTGTGTGTGAAAAAGGAGAGATTTTGTGTGCTTTTCCAGGCTGTTATTACACTAGATTTCTCAGTCCGCCTTGTTAAGTTATATTCTGACAGTTGTGTTAGCCCTTAGCTTGGTTGATGACATGCCCTGGCTAGGCTTTGCTCTGTATTATACCAGAATTCCTCCTGTATACGTGGGTGTATGATAATTAAACTATTATATCCTTCAGATGAAGAGTTTTAGGAATCAGCTATGTATTTCATGATAGTAAGTCCGATGTTCTTGCTAATCTGTtcttatttttctgttttacaGATACGGGAGCTTGAAAGAGGAGTTGATATTCTTGTTGCAACTCCTGGGAGATTAAATGATTTGCTTGAGAGAGGTAGAGTCTCACTACAGATGGTAAAATACCTAGCACTTGATGAGGCGGATAGGATGCTGGACATGGGTTTTGAACCGCAAATCAGGAAGATCGTTCAGCAGATGGATATGCCTCCTCCTGGTGTCCGGCAGACAATGCTGTTCAGTGCTACATTTCCTAGGGAGATACAGGTTTGTGGAACTCTTTCACATGTCATTTTCTGTGTGTTTTTCCTTACGGGTGAAGAGATTCAACTAAGTCTTTCTTGTATTTTCACATCGCTGACTCGTAACTTTTGTTGTTTAGTTAAGACTTGCAATAAGTTTGCCTCTTAAAGTTAAAACCACAAGATAGAAGTTACGTTCTGTGCAGAAAATGCTCTTCCCAATTCTATATGTGCttaactttgttttattttgtgtgCAGAGACTTGCATCtgattttctttcaaattacaTATTTCTGGCTGTTGGAAGAGTGGGTTCAAGTACGGATTTAATAGTCCAAAGAGTAGAATTTGTTCACGATTCTGACAAAAGAAGCCATTTAATGGACCTTCTTCATGCTCAGAGGGAGAATGGTAACCAAGGAAAGGTAATGCAAACCAATATAGTTGGTTTCTTGGTTAAAACTTAACATAGTTAATACTAGTTCTCCTttcatttgccgctttgttCTATATGATGCATTCCGGTTCAAGAGCACCTTGACGATcctgttaattttattttacagcAAGCTTTGACTCTTGTATTTGTGGAGACAAAGAAGGGAGCTGACTCGTTGGAGAATTGGTTGTGCATGAACGGATTCCCAGCAACGACCATCCACGGTGATAGGTCACAACAGGTTAGTGAGTTGTTCATATCAGAAAATGTATAGTACAGTGCAACCGAACCTGATACCATATCGTTTTATTATGCATACAAGGAAAGAGAAGTGGCACTGAGATCATTCAAGACTGGGCGGACACCTATTTTGGTTGCAACTGATGTGGCAGCACGTGGTCTTGACATTCCACACGTGGCCCATGTGGTTAACTTTGATCTACCAAACGATATCGATGACTATGTCCACCGTATCGGACGAACAGGACGTGCAGGCAATTCAGGACTAGCAACTGCTTTCTTCAATGATAACAACACATCAATGGCCAAGCCACTAGCTGAGCTAATGCAGGAAGCAAACCAGGAGGTCCCTGACTGGCTTAGTCGGTATGCATCTCGTGCTTCATTTGGAGGTGGTAAGAACCGACGATCTGGTGGGCGGTTTGGTGGCCGTGACTTCAGGAGAGAATCTTTTGGCCAAGGaggaggcggtggtggtggctactatggtggtggtggaggaggataTGGTGCCGTTCCCGGTGGTGGATATGGAGCAATGCCTGGTGGATATGGAAACGTACCAGGTGGTGGTTATGGAGCCGTTCCTGGTGGTTATGTACCATACGGCAGAGGAGGTGGTGCTTACTACGGTGGAGGATATGGAACCGTTCCTAACCAAGGCTACGGCCCTGGAGTGGCTAGTGCTTGGGACTAAGCTGTTTGTTGACTCCAGTTCttcaaaaaaacacaattagtccTCTCTCTTATCTCTATTGTTTTACTAATAGAGAGCATCGTATGTGTATGTTCGCTCTCTAAATGGTTTATTTATGTAGACACGAGTGAGTCTTCACTTGTGCATGTGAAAGAAGCAAAACAAAAACTCCTAGTCGACTATTATTTTTCACGAGTTCTCTATAGTCCTTACAAAGCATTATGTTTAATCATAAACAataacttttattaaaaatggaAGGATTTATAATAGCAACACAGAGGTCATTACAAACAATGACCCAACTTAAGAAAGTGAACTGCCTTTACTTTGGACCAGAACAACTTCAGACCTTTGTGTCCTCTCTATTACATACTTTGGTAGAGGTCTTGTCTAAAGAGTTCCTGTCACAATCCGATTTTAAAACCggaaaccaaaagaaaaaaaaaccctatCAAGGTGAAGGTGGTTAGCGTCTGGTTCTAGGCATGCATCGAAACTCAGCCAAGAGAGCAATGTGATTAGAAGACCATTCAGGGGAAGGAAGAGCTGTATCTTTCCTCAATCCATCTTCATCCAGCAATTCCAATAAAGACTCCACCATTAACGTATCCGCTGAAAACCAAAGAGCAAGATCTTCCGGCTTAGTTAACTTGTTATCTTTCTGATGAAGTAGGAGAGGGTGAGTTAAGAAGTGGTGATAcctgtataaaatatatagtcaTGAGTACCAATGAAGTCCCTTGTACAATTGGTAAACAAAGGCTCGTTTGTATTAAGATCCATTCTCCTTCTGTGTTGTTCCAGTCCAAGACCCGTTCCCGGTCTCACAAAAGATGAGTAGGCACTCACCTGAAACAACTTCTCTTATCAAAGATCCACAAGAGAGGTAACATAAACGGTGAACAGAAGGAAAAACCAAAAATGTTACCAGAGGCAACTGATGAGTCAGTTTGGTTTGAGGACGCAAGATTCCAAGGGGATCAACCAATAGATCTGGGTGTAGTGGATCAACCTTTCCCATTACAAGAAGTGTATGAGGTGCACTGCAATAAATAACAAATTCCAAAAAGCAGATCTTTTAGCTTTTCTACACCAATAATCATTAAAGAGCATATCGAATTTGATAAATCAGGTCAAAAGAATTTAACAAAAAACCTTCCGGGAAGGGTGTTGAAGTCTCCACAAACAAGAATAGGAATATCCGCACTAGCAGCTATCTTCTCTAGCCCCTTTAATAAGGTATGAACCTGAACTCAAAAGAATACACAGAGATACTGAGGTGTGAATACTAATCCTCTTTGAGTTCAATGAAATTTCGAGTTCCTTAGGATAGAGAGATACACATACCTGCCAGAGCTTCACGTCCTTCAGTTCTTGTTGTACATTTACATGTGTGTTTGCCTACAGCAGCCAAAATTGAGATAATTAGCCAGCTTTCACGCAGAACAGAAACAAACaagtgaatgggaagaagaagaagaagaagaagaaggaaacttTACCACACAGATAAGCTGGCGCTTCCCTGAAGAATCAACAGGTTGATTACCAAATTTTGCTTCAAGAACAACTATTAACGCAATGTTATCCTAAGACATGACGATAACGGGAATCAGTGATGGTGTGATGTAAAACAACAACTCTCTAAGTATCAGCTACGACTTATAGCATGTCAAAAGTACCTTAACTAGTCGGTTTAAAGCAGTTCTCTTCTGCGTAGGAGGGATTATAGCCTCAGTCAAAGACTGAGCAGCCTTATTGAATTCAACCTGGATTAACAACAGTCCTGTGAATCAGCATAAGGATCTAAACAGATAGAGCGAGTAAACATTATAGAAGAGATACAAACATCATATTTCTTCACATGTGAAAATCTATCCCGTCTGAAAAATGTTGCACAACCATCAATCGCACTTGTACTCCCGCTAAGAACCTATCAACGAGTAAGCTACGGTTAATAGACTTTCCAACATAAAGGAAGGAGTATGTGGTAATGGTATGGAATCAAATGACCCAACCTCATTAGTCTTTCTCTTGTAGAGAGCTTGGTACCCATGTTTATCCAACTCAGGAGCGAAAATTTCATGGAAATGATCACTTTGTACCTGCCAGATAAAGAAAGAACAATGAACATTTTGTTCGTTTATAATATACTTAAACAAAGtccatgtaaaaaaaaaaagcataccTCTTGTAGGCAAACAACATCAGCACGATAACCAACAATCTCCCTTAACAGATTATGTCTTCTATAAGACCAAGAAAGAGCCCAAGGAGGACAATAACTGTACAGGTCGCTACTTGCCGAAGTATCAgacaaaatattataagaaaGAACAGTGAACGATCCTGCAGACTGAATCCGACCATCTTGATCCAAGTGACCCATCACATCAGCTCCATTTACAGGGATAAGCTTACGCGGACTCGGAGAAGGAGCAGGGATAACACGTGAAGTCAAAATAGTACTAGGATGTCCCACAACCTGTTTACTCTCAGCATTCGCCACAACACACTCGAACTTCAAAACGTAGCCAATATCATCAGCGGTTGGCGTGTACGTTTTGCAGCTCCCGACCTCGACCAACGTCTCTCCTCCATTCTTCTGCGTGATACTAGAAGGATAAAACGGCGTTGGACCGTTACTGGCGAGGTTAAGATTAGACATGGAACCTGACAAGGTACCGGAGAGAACTCCAGAGCCGGTGCTGTTAAACCGGACTAACTGATCATCTTCCTCGTTTCCGTTCTCTGCAGCAGCTCGCTCGTGTAAGGTCTTGTGATGCTGCCACGCGTCTACAAAGCATTTGGGAGAACAATGGTAGCTTTTGGAAACAAGGGCTTTACGCTTTGAACAGAATACGCATTGTAAAGTGGCTTGCTGCGTTGGATGCACACTACAAATCGTTACTTTCTTATCACTCTGTACTCGATACCTACAAATTAAACAACCAATTAGCAATTCTCTTAACGACCCAAAACAGAAATCTCTGAACTTTagatcaaagtttcaaacttttgaGCAAATCTCTCAACTTTagatcaaagtttcaaactttgagTAAACCCCAATTCGCCAAATGATCCATAAAAACAAACGATCAGACAAAAGACACAAAACCCATGATCAACAGCAGagaaagtttcaaattttaccATCTGTATCTCAAGAAGTAACCATCGAGAGGAGCTGATTCAGGGACATCGTCAGTGGCTGCGGACTTATCGGGGCGGCGAACAAGGACGTAAGGAGTTAATTCACAACCCACGATAGGAATCTCGGAAGGGAGATGCACTCGGATCACGCTCAGCATCGCTTTTGCGTCGCACCTGGTGATTGTGGAAGAACTCTAACACTATCGAAGCAGAGACTCGAATGATTAGCTATATGGTTTCGTGGAAAGGGAGATGAAATAGAGTGATCCACCATTTACTTTCACCTAAAAACACGCCAGAGCAAACTCCTCCCACGAAACCCTAGATATCGTCTCTCTCTcgaaattttagaaatttaagtTGGATCGcgaacaagagaagaagaagagaaatctGGAATCGAGAAGATCTTAGTCGTATAATAAGAAGAGGAGGTGGATCTTTGAGAGAGGTTCAATGATCGATTCTAACGCTGATAATGGGGAAAGAAAAATCAGtgaataaacaaaaaactaattattattactttttaccCTTCGGGACAATGTTTCGAAAACTGGACCGGATGATCAAAACCATGACATGACTTACGGTTTTGTCCCATTTTGGGTTGTCTTGTTAAAAATGAGATTTGAGTTATATtgttaaaattgattaaaactatTCAAATTCGCCAAAACAAGTAATTTAGTTccaatttcaaaatctaaactaaaaacaaaaatttaaaatttaatttttttctagaaagtaacattattttaatatttattttatcaaatatatatgagaAATTATATAGGATAGTCTCTTttaagtttattttcacaaaatagctctcaaaaagaaaaattatcaacttttttttattaaatcgtaaatatgtatttataccACATGGTTAACTAATTTAACTTAGATTTAGAGTTAGTTGGTGAATTTTTAAAggtgaattttaaattttttaaaaaataaaaatttaaatttaaaatttcaaaataaaaaggtaatttTGGTTGTTTTTAGGATTATTTTGGtggcaaaaaattaaaaatgactatttaaaagaattgtcatatatattgtatatatattattatgattagaatattattcaaaatatcatataaattagttatatgattttttatttaactaaaaattaaaattcggTTAAATTGGTTGGACCGATTAGACCATTTtgattcaattaaaaaatacatGTCCGATTTTTAAACATTGGTTAAGACTTTAGACCAAAcaagaaaatcattttattaactTAACAATAGTTTATGACCAACCAATGAAAGAACCATCGCATGTTTTAGCATTATGGGCCTCATATTGTGGACAATAGGCTCATTTATAGATACATTATAATGGGCTTCAGGGCCATATACATAGACATTAGACAAGTGTCATTATTAAATCAATATTTGTCTCTTGGTGGTGTTGAGTAGGTAAAAGCTGAGTGTACTTTAAAAACCTCCTCTATCAGCTTCCGTGTGTGTGACCCTAATTTGCTCTCTCCCGCAGACATTTTGCTATTACACAGAGAGAAGAGACTCAAATGGCGGCTGCGACTTCATCCATCGCTCCTTCCCTCTCAtgcccatctccttcttcttcctccaaatCCCTTAGGTCCTCGAAAGCCACAACCTTTGCTTTCCCCAACATCGGTTCCCTCTCGTCTACTTCAAAGTCTCTGAGGTCCCTCACTGCCACCGTCGCTGGAAATGGTGCCGGATCTTCCCTCTCCGCGCGAATGGTTGCGTCCTCTGCGGTTAGAGCCCCTATGTCTCTAGATTTCGAGACGTCTGTGTTCAAGAAGGAGAAAGTCTCTCTTGCTGGTCACGAAGAGGttctttttctataaaaatctTCTCTTTTGGGTTAATCATTTGGCATGATTGTTGCTAATATTTGGGTTTTTGGCTTATATTTGGTTTAGTACATTGTGAGAGGAGGAAGGGACTTGTTCAAGCATCTTCCTGATGCTTTCAAGGGGATTAAGCAGATTGGTGTCATTGGCTGGGGATCTCAGGTAGCTTTTTGTTCTCTTATCTTGTTTGTGCTTTCCTTACTCGACATGTTTTTGGTTTGGGTGTTTACTTAAGAAGCAAAACTAACaactttttgggttttttttgttttgttttgtttagtgGTATCTATTAACTTCGTTTTCTCCAATGAGCTTGAAAGTTAAACTCATTTATGACTGTTGTTTAGTTTGGATTGTAAAGAATGTATCTTGATTACCTTATGTGAATGAAATTGTTTTCATTTGAGTTTGAACGAAGAAGATGAGTATGTAAATTTCATGTTCTTTCTCTTCGATATCTATTTGCAGGGACCTGCTCAAGCTCAGAATTTAAGGGATTCCCTTGTGGAGGCAAAGTCTGACATTGTTGTTAAGGTAAACTCCTAACTCATGCGTTGCTTTTTTTTATAGTAGCACTGTTATTTTAAGGCTATACCCTGACATGGTTGGTTTCTTTATGGGCATGTAGATTGGGCTTAGAAAGGGCTCTCGCTCATTTGAGGAAGCACGTGCTGTTGGCTTCACCGAAGAAAGCGGTACTCTGGGTGATATATGGGAAACTATCTCTGGCAGTGATCTTGTGTTGCTCTTGATCTCTGATGCTGCTCAGGTATATGTGCATTTGATAATCTTCATTATTTGCTCTTTAAGTACAGACAGTAGGTTTTAATGTATCTTGTTTTTTTGGCAGGCTGATAACTATGAGAAAATATTCTCCCACATGAAGCCAAACAGCATTCTCGGTTTGTCACACGGGTTTCTACTGGGCCATTTACAGTCCATGGGACTCGATTTCCCAAAGAACATCAGTGTGGTAGCTGTTTGCCCTAAGGGAATGGGTCCATCTGTGAGAAGGCTTTATGTCCAAGGCAAAGAAATCAACGGTGCTGGAATCAACGCCAGTTTTGCTGTCCACCAGgttttctatctctctctctctttagctACTACACCTCATGTGTTCATTCTTTTAATTATTGATGTGATTTTTCTGTTTGCAGGATGTTGATGGGAGAGCCGCTGATGTTGCTCTGGGATGGTCAGTAGCACTTGGTTCTCCTTTTACTTTTGCAACTACTCTTGAGCAAGAGTACAAGAGTGACATCTTTGGAGAAAGAGGTGAGAGTTGGACCTCAACTTATAAACTGCCTTTCTGCCGCTAAATCTTACTGTGTTTAAAacgtattttcttttttttgttaataggtATCTTGCTTGGTGCTGTTCACGGAATCGTGGAGTCCCTGTTCAGAAGGTACACTGAAAATGGAATGAGTGAAGACTTAGCTTACAAGAACACAGTAGAGTGCATCACAGGAACAATCTCAAGGACTATCTCTACCCAGGTTAGTGGAAAGATATATCTCTAGAGAGACCAGTGTCATTCGTTACTGATGAGTTGTTTAATTCAGGGAATGTTGGCTGTCTACAACTCCTTGACTGAAGAAGGCAAAAAGGATTTCGAGACTGCATACAGTGCATCCTTCTATCCATGTATGGAGATCCTCTATGAATGTTACGAGGATGTAGCAGCTG comes from the Brassica napus cultivar Da-Ae chromosome A7, Da-Ae, whole genome shotgun sequence genome and includes:
- the LOC106353185 gene encoding carbon catabolite repressor protein 4 homolog 2 — translated: MLSVIRVHLPSEIPIVGCELTPYVLVRRPDKSAATDDVPESAPLDGYFLRYRWYRVQSDKKVTICSVHPTQQATLQCVFCSKRKALVSKSYHCSPKCFVDAWQHHKTLHERAAAENGNEEDDQLVRFNSTGSGVLSGTLSGSMSNLNLASNGPTPFYPSSITQKNGGETLVEVGSCKTYTPTADDIGYVLKFECVVANAESKQVVGHPSTILTSRVIPAPSPSPRKLIPVNGADVMGHLDQDGRIQSAGSFTVLSYNILSDTSASSDLYSYCPPWALSWSYRRHNLLREIVGYRADVVCLQEVQSDHFHEIFAPELDKHGYQALYKRKTNEVLSGSTSAIDGCATFFRRDRFSHVKKYDVEFNKAAQSLTEAIIPPTQKRTALNRLVKDNIALIVVLEAKFGNQPVDSSGKRQLICVANTHVNVQQELKDVKLWQVHTLLKGLEKIAASADIPILVCGDFNTLPGSAPHTLLVMGKVDPLHPDLLVDPLGILRPQTKLTHQLPLVSAYSSFVRPGTGLGLEQHRRRMDLNTNEPLFTNCTRDFIGTHDYIFYTADTLMVESLLELLDEDGLRKDTALPSPEWSSNHIALLAEFRCMPRTRR
- the LOC106353186 gene encoding DEAD-box ATP-dependent RNA helicase 52, with the protein product MSSSWADVSEAERAPSGWGYGNSRPSRTNYVPPHLRGRGASPGSDRGGYGGGGGYGGRGGQGYGGRGGGGGGGGYVGRGGGGGGWNNRSGGWDRRDTETNPFGNDGNVEPVADEQENTGINFEAYEDIPIETSGDNVPPPVNTFAEIDLGEALNLNIQRCKYVKPTPVQRNAIPILAAGRDLMACAQTGSGKTAAFCFPIISGIMKEQQHVERPRGVRGVYPLAVILSPTRELACQIHDEARKFSYQTGVKVVVAYGGTPVNQQIRELERGVDILVATPGRLNDLLERGRVSLQMVKYLALDEADRMLDMGFEPQIRKIVQQMDMPPPGVRQTMLFSATFPREIQRLASDFLSNYIFLAVGRVGSSTDLIVQRVEFVHDSDKRSHLMDLLHAQRENGNQGKQALTLVFVETKKGADSLENWLCMNGFPATTIHGDRSQQEREVALRSFKTGRTPILVATDVAARGLDIPHVAHVVNFDLPNDIDDYVHRIGRTGRAGNSGLATAFFNDNNTSMAKPLAELMQEANQEVPDWLSRYASRASFGGGKNRRSGGRFGGRDFRRESFGQGGGGGGGYYGGGGGGYGAVPGGGYGAMPGGYGNVPGGGYGAVPGGYVPYGRGGGAYYGGGYGTVPNQGYGPGVASAWD
- the LOC106353183 gene encoding ketol-acid reductoisomerase, chloroplastic: MAAATSSIAPSLSCPSPSSSSKSLRSSKATTFAFPNIGSLSSTSKSLRSLTATVAGNGAGSSLSARMVASSAVRAPMSLDFETSVFKKEKVSLAGHEEYIVRGGRDLFKHLPDAFKGIKQIGVIGWGSQGPAQAQNLRDSLVEAKSDIVVKIGLRKGSRSFEEARAVGFTEESGTLGDIWETISGSDLVLLLISDAAQADNYEKIFSHMKPNSILGLSHGFLLGHLQSMGLDFPKNISVVAVCPKGMGPSVRRLYVQGKEINGAGINASFAVHQDVDGRAADVALGWSVALGSPFTFATTLEQEYKSDIFGERGILLGAVHGIVESLFRRYTENGMSEDLAYKNTVECITGTISRTISTQGMLAVYNSLTEEGKKDFETAYSASFYPCMEILYECYEDVAAGSEIRSVVLAGRRFYDKEGLPAFPMGKIDQTRMWKVGERVRKSRPAGDLGPLYPFTAGVYVALMMAQIEILRKKGHSYSEIINESVIESVDSLNPFMHARGVSFMVDNCSTTARLGSRKWAPRFDYNLTQQALVAVDNGAPINKDLISNFFADPVHGAIQVCAELRPTVDISVPQDADFVRPELRQSN